A stretch of the Bacillus sp. B-jedd genome encodes the following:
- a CDS encoding amidohydrolase, whose translation MTKAYWLRNVRLETGYIKNEAEAVVATETDLFNLKIEDGRILEKHSADFVIPAGEETVDAKGYLALPTFREMHNHLDKTYLSLDWKSCIPVKNLEERLKYEAMELEELAPTAQQRASSMIELLLANGSTHIRTHVNIDPYIGLKNLEGVKAALEAYSDKLTYEIVAFPQHGLMREHVIPLMKEAMRSGAHLVGGLDPAGIDNNIEGSLYEVMNLAAEFDAGIDIHLHDGGFVGYYTVDKLAEMVEDAKWYNRVAVSHAFGLGEVPIPQQEAIAEKLSATGMSIMSTIPITKTLPPIELLDRKGVKVFLGCDGFYDSWSPFGNGDLLEKLTRYGELFRKSDEWSLSQSIKWASGGPTSLTADGEVAWPLVGDDATLTLVNASSSAEAAARTPRREAVFFKGKVVAGEI comes from the coding sequence ATGACTAAAGCATATTGGTTAAGAAATGTCCGTTTAGAAACGGGTTATATAAAAAACGAAGCTGAAGCAGTTGTTGCTACCGAGACAGATCTTTTCAATCTGAAAATCGAAGACGGAAGAATTCTTGAAAAGCATAGTGCCGATTTTGTAATCCCTGCCGGGGAAGAAACGGTTGATGCGAAAGGATACCTGGCATTGCCGACTTTTAGGGAAATGCATAATCATCTCGACAAAACGTATCTGTCGCTAGATTGGAAATCTTGCATTCCGGTTAAAAATCTTGAGGAGCGCCTGAAATATGAAGCGATGGAGCTGGAGGAGCTTGCACCTACAGCCCAGCAGCGCGCCAGCAGTATGATCGAACTTCTCCTCGCAAACGGTTCTACCCATATCAGGACCCATGTCAATATCGATCCGTATATTGGCCTGAAAAACCTTGAGGGCGTTAAAGCGGCACTTGAGGCTTATTCTGATAAATTGACTTATGAAATTGTCGCCTTTCCGCAGCACGGCCTGATGAGGGAGCATGTCATTCCTCTGATGAAAGAAGCGATGCGTTCAGGCGCCCACTTAGTCGGCGGCCTTGACCCGGCTGGAATTGACAACAATATCGAAGGCTCACTATACGAAGTCATGAATCTTGCGGCTGAATTTGATGCTGGGATAGACATCCATCTTCATGATGGGGGATTTGTCGGCTACTATACGGTCGATAAACTAGCCGAAATGGTGGAAGATGCGAAATGGTATAATCGCGTTGCCGTCAGCCATGCATTCGGCCTTGGTGAAGTTCCAATCCCTCAGCAGGAAGCGATTGCTGAAAAATTAAGCGCCACTGGCATGTCCATCATGTCCACGATTCCTATCACGAAAACCCTGCCGCCGATCGAGCTTTTGGACCGGAAGGGTGTCAAAGTATTCCTTGGCTGCGACGGTTTCTATGACTCATGGAGCCCGTTCGGGAACGGAGATTTGCTCGAGAAGCTAACACGTTACGGGGAATTGTTCAGGAAGAGCGACGAATGGTCCCTATCACAGTCCATCAAATGGGCATCCGGCGGACCGACTTCACTCACCGCAGATGGAGAAGTTGCCTGGCCGCTCGTCGGAGACGACGCAACCCTGACGCTTGTCAATGCATCCTCATCGGCTGAAGCAGCCGCAAGGACACCAAGGCGCGAAGCCGTATTCTTTAAAGGGAAAGTAGTAGCAGGAGAAATATAG
- a CDS encoding helix-turn-helix domain-containing protein: MSLLDIYLRKNGKKRYDVYKVSGLSQQMLASINKKKVESYSVKTIQAIAKTLGKSEGEVLEELIKLEKENPYFEVYNAEDLLTALENKESYILIKGEYQKELKKLLQATLSEAETMGMELGSAGLVNILGEALYQLFNFFSKTEETQKKLESQLRKYKYKKTNENEILLYLRQIDY; encoded by the coding sequence ATGAGCTTATTGGATATTTATTTGCGAAAAAACGGCAAGAAAAGGTATGACGTTTATAAAGTATCCGGTCTGAGCCAGCAAATGCTTGCGAGTATCAACAAAAAGAAGGTAGAAAGCTACTCGGTAAAAACCATCCAGGCAATAGCAAAAACCCTTGGAAAAAGTGAAGGGGAAGTCCTTGAAGAATTAATTAAGCTGGAGAAGGAAAATCCCTACTTTGAAGTATATAACGCTGAAGACTTACTAACAGCTCTAGAAAACAAAGAATCATACATTTTAATCAAAGGAGAATATCAAAAAGAACTTAAGAAATTACTCCAGGCCACGCTTTCCGAAGCAGAGACAATGGGGATGGAACTGGGATCTGCAGGATTAGTAAATATATTAGGTGAAGCGTTGTATCAATTATTTAATTTCTTCAGCAAGACTGAAGAAACGCAAAAGAAACTCGAAAGCCAGCTACGAAAATATAAATATAAAAAAACGAACGAAAACGAGATCCTATTATATTTGCGGCAAATTGATTACTAA
- a CDS encoding ABC transporter ATP-binding protein yields the protein MIRRFFTYYRPHRRLFMIDFTSAVIVAALELAFPLAVQWFIDKLLPSGNWNAIVGVSIGLLLLYIVSTLLQFIVNYWGHKLGINIETDMRQELFEHVQKQSFRFFDNTKTGHIMSRITNDLFDLGELAHHGPEDLFIAVMTFVGAFWIMLTINVKLALTAMIIAPFLIWLISFANRKMNAAWKNMYSDIADVNARVEDSVAGIRVVQSFTNEEFEIERFTKNNRKFRRAKLAAYKVMSFSSSGMYMSTRLMILVVLVYGAWLNFTGSLSYGAMVGFVLYVNVLFKPIDKISAILELYPKGMAGFKRFTELMDQHPDVVDRSTAVNVSHLKGDIAFRDVTFSYDEHKPVLKGIDLDIHHGETVAFVGPSGAGKTTICSLIPRFYDVNEGGIFIDGVDIRDMTKKSLRQQIGIVQQDVFLFTGTLRENIAYGLLGATQEEIEIAAKRAHLEDFIASLPAGYDTQIGERGLKLSGGQKQRIAIARMFLKNPPILILDEATSALDTETERIIQEALAELSKNRTTLVIAHRLATIRNADRIVVVTEDGIAEEGSHEELIEAGGIFANLHKVQYETTLVN from the coding sequence ATGATTCGGCGTTTTTTTACTTATTACAGGCCTCATCGAAGGCTATTCATGATCGACTTCACTAGCGCGGTCATTGTTGCCGCACTCGAACTTGCCTTTCCGCTCGCCGTCCAATGGTTTATCGATAAGCTGCTGCCAAGCGGAAATTGGAATGCAATCGTCGGGGTAAGTATCGGACTTCTTCTATTATATATAGTGAGTACGCTGCTCCAGTTCATCGTCAACTATTGGGGCCATAAGCTCGGAATTAATATTGAAACCGACATGAGGCAGGAGCTTTTCGAGCATGTCCAGAAGCAATCCTTCCGCTTTTTTGACAACACGAAAACCGGCCATATCATGAGCCGGATCACCAATGATTTATTCGACCTGGGGGAACTCGCCCATCATGGACCCGAGGATTTGTTCATTGCCGTGATGACATTTGTCGGGGCGTTCTGGATTATGCTCACCATCAATGTGAAACTGGCCCTTACGGCGATGATTATTGCCCCGTTCCTAATCTGGCTGATTTCTTTTGCCAACCGGAAAATGAATGCGGCCTGGAAGAACATGTACAGCGATATCGCTGATGTAAACGCCAGGGTAGAGGATAGCGTCGCGGGAATCCGGGTTGTCCAGTCGTTTACGAATGAAGAGTTTGAAATCGAACGGTTCACAAAGAACAACCGCAAGTTCCGCCGCGCAAAATTGGCTGCCTATAAAGTTATGTCTTTTAGTTCGTCTGGTATGTATATGTCGACGAGGCTGATGATCCTGGTCGTCCTAGTATATGGCGCATGGCTCAATTTTACAGGGAGTCTCAGCTATGGAGCCATGGTTGGATTTGTCCTTTACGTCAATGTCCTTTTCAAACCAATAGATAAAATCAGCGCGATCCTTGAACTCTATCCAAAAGGGATGGCCGGCTTCAAGCGATTTACGGAGCTGATGGACCAGCACCCGGACGTCGTTGACAGGTCGACTGCTGTAAATGTTTCCCATCTGAAAGGCGATATTGCTTTCCGGGACGTGACGTTCAGTTACGATGAGCATAAACCTGTCTTAAAAGGAATTGATTTGGACATCCATCACGGGGAGACGGTTGCTTTTGTCGGTCCTTCCGGCGCGGGTAAAACAACCATCTGCTCACTCATTCCCCGTTTCTATGATGTGAATGAAGGTGGAATCTTTATTGATGGCGTCGATATCCGCGACATGACCAAGAAATCGCTTCGCCAGCAAATCGGGATTGTCCAGCAGGATGTGTTCCTGTTCACCGGGACGCTGCGGGAGAATATTGCCTATGGGTTGCTTGGTGCTACCCAGGAGGAAATTGAGATCGCGGCAAAGCGCGCTCACCTCGAAGACTTTATTGCTTCCCTTCCGGCTGGCTATGATACCCAGATCGGCGAACGCGGACTAAAGCTTTCCGGCGGGCAGAAGCAGAGGATCGCGATTGCAAGAATGTTCCTGAAAAACCCGCCAATTCTTATTCTGGATGAAGCAACATCCGCTCTTGATACGGAAACAGAACGTATCATCCAGGAAGCGCTCGCTGAACTGTCCAAAAACAGGACAACACTTGTTATTGCCCACAGGCTGGCTACCATCCGGAATGCTGACAGGATTGTCGTTGTCACCGAGGACGGGATTGCCGAAGAGGGAAGCCATGAGGAATTAATCGAAGCGGGCGGAATTTTTGCCAACCTTCATAAGGTACAATACGAAACAACCCTCGTTAACTAA
- a CDS encoding MATE family efflux transporter: protein MQAVKKNSFIEPSLFALTWPIFIESFLHMLMGSTDTFMLSYVSDDAVAAVGVANQLIFFTILIFGFVATGTTVLVSQNLGAGLLNDARRISGISISLNLIFGIAISALVVLFKGQFLNLFDLTPEIHRLAGQYLTIVGATLFSQALLVTASSILRANGFSKEAMMISIFMNIIHLAGNSILIYGLFGMPQMGIQGVALSTAASRAIAVAMIFWLLYKRLPVRIKKEDYTSFNPVFIKKILKIGIPSAGENLVYNTSQMAMTAIIAMIGAMALTTRVYTWNVMAFMMLFAIALGQGTQILVGYKVGAGDYDGAYHRLLKSVKLSLIMTIIVVIPLVLFRENLLDIFTDNQEIISVGAKLLLLGIILEPGRTLNIVIIAALRAAGDANFPVKMAFVSMWGIGVPLGYFLGITMGYGLVGIWIAFIADEWFRGIVMYFRWKSRVWEKKSLVEAEVQPV, encoded by the coding sequence ATGCAGGCAGTAAAGAAAAATAGCTTCATAGAACCCAGTCTATTCGCTTTAACATGGCCAATTTTCATTGAGTCCTTTTTACATATGCTGATGGGGAGCACGGATACCTTTATGCTTTCCTATGTTTCGGATGACGCCGTCGCCGCTGTAGGGGTGGCCAATCAGCTGATCTTTTTCACAATCCTAATTTTCGGTTTTGTCGCTACAGGGACAACCGTGCTTGTTTCGCAAAATCTTGGGGCGGGGCTGCTGAACGATGCGCGAAGGATCTCAGGAATCTCGATTTCCCTTAATCTTATTTTCGGGATTGCGATCAGCGCGCTGGTTGTCCTGTTCAAGGGGCAGTTCCTCAATCTGTTCGACCTTACCCCCGAGATTCACAGACTTGCCGGACAGTATTTGACGATTGTAGGGGCAACGCTGTTTTCACAAGCCCTCCTTGTAACGGCATCGTCTATTTTGCGGGCAAACGGCTTTTCAAAAGAAGCAATGATGATTTCAATTTTCATGAACATCATTCACCTCGCCGGCAACAGCATATTAATTTATGGATTGTTCGGAATGCCGCAGATGGGCATCCAGGGAGTTGCCTTATCTACAGCCGCCAGCCGCGCTATTGCGGTTGCAATGATTTTCTGGTTATTGTATAAGCGCCTTCCAGTGAGAATTAAAAAGGAAGACTACACAAGCTTCAATCCGGTATTTATTAAAAAAATTCTTAAAATCGGTATTCCGTCAGCTGGAGAAAATCTCGTATACAACACGAGCCAGATGGCGATGACAGCCATCATTGCGATGATAGGGGCAATGGCACTGACTACAAGGGTTTACACTTGGAATGTGATGGCATTCATGATGCTTTTTGCGATTGCGCTCGGCCAGGGGACTCAAATTCTCGTTGGCTATAAGGTAGGCGCGGGCGATTATGACGGGGCATACCACCGTCTTTTGAAAAGTGTAAAGCTGAGCCTGATTATGACCATTATTGTCGTGATCCCGCTGGTTCTGTTCCGCGAGAATTTGCTTGATATTTTCACAGATAACCAGGAAATAATCAGTGTGGGAGCAAAGCTTCTTTTGCTCGGAATTATCCTCGAACCCGGCAGGACACTGAATATCGTCATCATTGCTGCTTTAAGGGCAGCCGGTGACGCGAACTTCCCTGTGAAAATGGCATTTGTTTCAATGTGGGGAATAGGCGTGCCGCTTGGCTACTTCCTCGGAATAACAATGGGCTATGGCCTGGTCGGCATCTGGATTGCCTTTATCGCCGATGAGTGGTTCAGAGGAATCGTCATGTATTTCCGCTGGAAAAGCAGGGTTTGGGAAAAGAAATCGCTTGTCGAAGCTGAAGTGCAGCCGGTATGA
- a CDS encoding YwbE family protein, with the protein MDGQNRKDLSPGMTVDIVLKADQRTGKLTRGIVKDILTKSGTHPHGIKVRLTDGQVGRVKQIHQ; encoded by the coding sequence ATGGACGGACAGAATCGAAAAGACCTTTCCCCCGGCATGACAGTTGATATCGTCTTAAAAGCGGATCAGCGGACCGGGAAGCTAACCAGAGGAATAGTCAAAGATATCCTCACCAAATCCGGCACCCATCCCCACGGCATCAAAGTCAGGCTGACCGATGGACAGGTTGGCAGGGTAAAACAGATTCATCAATAG
- a CDS encoding CD3073 family putative ECF transporter S component, with protein sequence MNTGRTTMVTFGALCIALNVVLGTIVSWMKIPLLFLDTIGTVLMAVLFGPWWGALVGVLTNIVMGVTTGPTAIFFGLVNVAIAIVVGFAARRFDFTKWYTALVTGFILSIVAPLIGTPIAVAVFGGLNGSGMDLVVLWLRSAGESIFASTFISRITGNFVDKIVTCLLVMMIIIKLPVFNKTYKGMKKDAA encoded by the coding sequence ATGAATACCGGAAGAACAACGATGGTTACATTTGGTGCGCTCTGCATTGCTCTGAATGTAGTGCTTGGGACAATTGTTTCCTGGATGAAAATACCGCTTTTATTTTTGGATACTATTGGTACGGTTTTGATGGCTGTTTTATTTGGTCCATGGTGGGGAGCACTTGTCGGTGTTTTGACAAACATCGTGATGGGCGTGACGACCGGGCCAACAGCTATTTTCTTTGGCCTCGTCAATGTGGCTATCGCGATTGTAGTGGGCTTCGCCGCGAGGAGATTCGATTTTACAAAATGGTATACCGCTTTAGTGACGGGGTTCATTCTTTCAATTGTGGCCCCGCTAATTGGGACGCCAATTGCTGTGGCCGTCTTTGGCGGGCTGAACGGAAGCGGGATGGATCTTGTCGTCCTTTGGCTTCGCTCCGCGGGGGAAAGCATTTTTGCCTCGACGTTCATTTCAAGGATCACTGGCAACTTTGTAGATAAAATCGTTACATGCCTCCTTGTCATGATGATTATTATTAAACTGCCAGTCTTCAACAAAACATATAAAGGAATGAAGAAGGATGCCGCGTAG
- a CDS encoding CD3072 family TudS-related putative desulfidase: MPRSKRIILTSHCIINQNTVIDGEARALGAIPSAVQWIVGKGYGILQLPCPEFTFLGLDRPPMTYEEYDTKEYRVHCRKILEPVVQQVKEYVKSGYIIEGILGIQSSPSCDQTRGVFMEELHKLFTENHLPLKTLWYLPNTEDPVFDGEIHKL, from the coding sequence ATGCCGCGTAGCAAACGGATTATTCTCACTTCCCACTGCATCATTAACCAAAACACCGTCATTGATGGGGAAGCGAGGGCGCTGGGGGCAATCCCATCCGCTGTGCAATGGATTGTCGGAAAGGGGTATGGCATCCTGCAGCTGCCATGTCCTGAATTTACCTTCCTTGGATTGGACCGGCCGCCGATGACCTATGAGGAATACGACACGAAAGAGTACCGGGTACACTGCAGGAAAATCCTTGAGCCAGTGGTACAACAGGTAAAAGAATATGTGAAAAGCGGGTATATCATCGAAGGCATACTGGGCATCCAGAGCAGTCCATCATGCGATCAAACGCGGGGAGTATTCATGGAAGAACTTCACAAGCTCTTTACTGAAAACCACCTGCCGCTAAAAACCCTCTGGTATTTACCAAACACAGAAGATCCTGTGTTTGACGGAGAAATTCATAAGTTATAG
- a CDS encoding glycerol-3-phosphate dehydrogenase/oxidase yields the protein MAFSNLNRDKIVESLKEELFDVLIIGGGITGAGIALDATARGMKVALVEMQDFAAGTSSRSTKLVHGGLRYLKQFEVKLVSEVGHERSIVYENGPHVTKPEWMLLPFHKGGTFGKLSTSIGLKVYDFLAGVKKGERRTMLSADETLAKEPLIKKSGLKGGGYYVEYRTDDARLTIEVLKEAVENGAVAINYSKADKFIYEDGRICGVIVKDLLTNEEYELRAKKIVNATGPWVDKVREVDNSRTGKTLHLSKGVHIVIDQTVFPLKQAIYFDTPDGRMVFAIPRNGKAYVGTTDTFYNGDIADPEITDADKNYLLEAIHYMFPEVVISDKDIESSWAGLRPLIHEDGKAPSEISRKDEIWESPTGLISIAGGKLTGYRKMAETITDLLAKELSAEGGRSFPPCTTHMLPISGGHVGGAVNFAEYVENQINSGIEAGFSEEQAMQLASFYGSNVPKLFELVSRHREEAEEYGIPLVLFAQLIYAIECEMAVTPVDFFNRRTGDLLFNIDIVREWKQPVTAYMDDKLGWSEEEKSAYIMGLNEALAEAVEPAQ from the coding sequence ATGGCCTTTTCAAATCTTAACCGGGATAAAATCGTGGAAAGTTTAAAAGAAGAGCTGTTTGATGTATTGATTATTGGCGGTGGTATTACCGGAGCGGGCATTGCTTTGGATGCTACCGCCCGGGGAATGAAAGTAGCGCTTGTGGAAATGCAGGATTTTGCAGCCGGGACATCCAGCCGTTCGACAAAGTTGGTCCACGGGGGCCTCCGCTATTTAAAGCAATTCGAAGTGAAGCTTGTTTCGGAAGTCGGCCATGAACGGTCGATCGTCTATGAAAACGGACCGCACGTGACCAAGCCGGAATGGATGCTCCTCCCTTTTCATAAAGGAGGGACGTTCGGAAAGCTTTCCACCTCCATCGGGCTGAAGGTCTATGATTTTCTCGCCGGGGTAAAGAAAGGCGAGCGCCGGACAATGCTTAGCGCGGATGAGACGCTTGCTAAGGAGCCGCTCATTAAAAAGTCCGGCTTAAAAGGCGGCGGTTATTATGTCGAATACCGCACAGATGATGCCCGGCTGACGATTGAAGTTTTAAAGGAAGCCGTTGAAAACGGGGCGGTGGCCATTAATTATTCGAAAGCCGACAAGTTCATTTATGAGGATGGGCGAATTTGCGGAGTGATTGTGAAGGATCTTTTGACAAACGAAGAATACGAACTCCGGGCAAAAAAAATCGTCAATGCGACCGGACCGTGGGTTGATAAAGTCAGGGAAGTCGATAACTCCCGGACAGGCAAGACGCTGCATTTATCCAAAGGCGTCCATATTGTCATTGATCAGACAGTTTTCCCTCTGAAACAAGCCATCTATTTCGATACTCCAGACGGACGGATGGTATTTGCCATCCCGCGAAACGGCAAAGCGTATGTTGGTACTACTGATACGTTTTACAACGGTGATATCGCAGATCCTGAGATTACGGATGCCGATAAAAACTATCTTCTTGAGGCCATTCACTATATGTTTCCGGAGGTGGTAATTAGCGATAAGGATATTGAATCTAGCTGGGCCGGCTTGAGGCCGCTCATCCATGAGGACGGAAAGGCCCCTTCAGAGATTTCAAGAAAAGATGAGATTTGGGAGTCCCCTACCGGCCTGATTTCGATCGCTGGCGGTAAGCTGACGGGCTACCGCAAAATGGCGGAAACGATCACTGATTTGCTCGCGAAGGAATTATCTGCTGAAGGCGGGCGCAGTTTCCCTCCCTGTACCACCCATATGCTGCCGATTTCCGGCGGGCATGTTGGCGGGGCGGTAAATTTCGCGGAATATGTTGAGAACCAGATTAATAGCGGTATTGAGGCAGGCTTTTCCGAGGAGCAGGCCATGCAGCTCGCTTCCTTTTACGGCTCGAATGTTCCTAAACTATTCGAACTCGTTTCCCGGCATCGGGAAGAAGCAGAGGAATATGGAATCCCACTGGTTCTTTTTGCACAGCTAATATATGCCATTGAATGTGAGATGGCGGTTACTCCAGTGGATTTCTTCAATCGAAGAACGGGAGATTTACTGTTTAATATTGATATAGTACGTGAGTGGAAGCAGCCGGTAACTGCGTACATGGATGATAAATTAGGATGGAGTGAAGAAGAAAAGTCGGCTTATATCATGGGCTTGAACGAAGCACTCGCAGAGGCCGTGGAGCCGGCGCAGTAA
- the ilvA gene encoding threonine ammonia-lyase: MKEREPLGDSLTTNMISDAMEQLAGTVYRTPLTTSTFLNDLAGKNVYFKMENQQKTGAFKIRGASYKMSRLTGKEAQKGVIAASAGNHAQGVAFAASKRGIAATIYMPENTPEAKIKATEYYGARTVITGASFQEAYEAALLEQKRTGSYFLHPFDDYDVMAGQATIAVEMLKQQPFLDTLIVPVGGGGLISGVAVAAKELQPKIRIIGVQAEGAKIVHDQFHNRPSSRFAGTIAEGIAVKEPGELTMPIIRHYVDDMVSVSDHDIANAIVCMLERKKTLVEGAGAAAFAALLTHRSTIRSKNCGIIVSGGNMDVSRLGYIQQLAYDGPMTCMA; the protein is encoded by the coding sequence ATGAAGGAGCGTGAACCCCTTGGGGATTCTTTAACGACTAACATGATTTCCGATGCAATGGAACAATTGGCAGGTACCGTCTATCGGACACCGCTAACCACATCTACATTCCTGAATGATCTTGCCGGAAAAAACGTCTATTTCAAAATGGAAAATCAGCAGAAGACAGGTGCTTTTAAAATTCGCGGCGCGAGCTATAAAATGTCCCGGCTGACCGGAAAGGAAGCGCAAAAAGGCGTGATTGCCGCTTCTGCTGGCAACCACGCCCAAGGAGTGGCTTTCGCCGCTTCAAAACGAGGAATTGCCGCCACAATCTATATGCCCGAGAATACGCCGGAAGCCAAAATCAAGGCAACGGAATATTACGGAGCGCGGACTGTCATTACCGGCGCTTCCTTCCAGGAAGCATATGAAGCGGCGCTCCTTGAGCAAAAGCGTACGGGCAGCTATTTCCTCCATCCTTTTGACGATTATGATGTGATGGCCGGACAGGCAACGATTGCCGTTGAGATGCTGAAACAGCAGCCTTTTCTCGATACTCTCATCGTTCCGGTGGGAGGCGGCGGACTGATTAGCGGCGTCGCGGTCGCGGCAAAGGAATTGCAGCCAAAGATCCGGATTATCGGCGTCCAGGCGGAAGGGGCAAAGATCGTCCATGATCAATTCCATAACCGCCCTTCCAGCCGGTTTGCCGGAACGATTGCGGAAGGGATTGCCGTCAAGGAGCCGGGCGAGCTGACCATGCCGATCATCCGGCACTATGTAGACGATATGGTTAGCGTCAGCGATCACGACATTGCCAATGCCATTGTTTGCATGCTTGAAAGGAAAAAAACATTAGTCGAAGGGGCTGGAGCCGCGGCCTTTGCCGCCCTCCTCACCCACCGCAGCACGATTCGCTCCAAAAACTGCGGCATCATCGTTAGTGGCGGCAACATGGATGTATCCAGACTAGGGTACATCCAGCAGCTTGCTTATGACGGGCCGATGACTTGTATGGCATGA
- the leuD gene encoding 3-isopropylmalate dehydratase small subunit, with protein MEPITVHTGLAFPLDRSNVDTDQIIPKQFLKRIERQGFGQFLFYNWRFDHDGNPIKEFPLHDGKYTGASILLAGDNFGCGSSREHAPWALLDYGFKIVIAPSFADIFKNNCVKNGILAIEMPYEELQPLMQKAESGNLSLTVDLGAQTVTDADGFSYQFDIAEYSKEMLYNGLDDIGITLLYEEKITEFESRQ; from the coding sequence ATGGAACCAATTACAGTCCATACTGGTCTTGCTTTTCCGCTTGACCGCAGCAATGTTGACACCGACCAAATCATACCGAAACAGTTTTTGAAAAGGATTGAACGCCAAGGGTTCGGGCAGTTCCTGTTTTACAATTGGCGGTTTGACCATGACGGCAATCCGATTAAGGAATTCCCTCTTCATGATGGAAAATACACTGGCGCCTCGATATTGCTCGCTGGAGATAATTTCGGCTGTGGTTCCTCAAGGGAACATGCGCCATGGGCTTTATTGGATTATGGTTTCAAAATCGTCATCGCGCCAAGTTTTGCCGATATTTTCAAAAACAACTGCGTCAAGAATGGCATCCTGGCGATTGAAATGCCGTATGAAGAACTCCAGCCGCTCATGCAAAAAGCAGAGTCTGGCAATCTTTCTTTAACTGTCGACCTCGGAGCGCAGACCGTCACGGATGCGGATGGGTTTTCCTATCAGTTCGATATCGCCGAGTATTCGAAGGAAATGCTCTACAACGGCCTTGATGATATTGGCATCACCTTATTATATGAAGAAAAAATTACAGAATTTGAGAGCAGGCAGTAG